One window from the genome of Paracoccus marcusii encodes:
- a CDS encoding TetR/AcrR family transcriptional regulator, which yields MTGTTLRGNVYANAIEALTELAARNGAVPSIQEIADHMGVCRDRIDQLFPSIQHLLVAMAESAMMVLNQTLIDCVAAARRDDPVAQFLAIANGYVEWAHRHPREFRIVGSMPAGNFEGNERLMRYEASIHELMIRLLQRAQASGLIAQDQDLVTFVSVAHTFAYGVASKMLLGDLARWNPGSSDIEAARTNMRVFILHLLRPSGQAVA from the coding sequence ATGACCGGGACGACCCTGCGTGGCAACGTCTATGCGAACGCCATCGAGGCGCTGACAGAGCTTGCGGCGCGCAACGGCGCGGTCCCGTCGATCCAGGAGATCGCCGACCACATGGGCGTGTGCCGGGACCGGATCGACCAGCTGTTTCCCAGCATTCAGCATCTGCTGGTCGCGATGGCCGAAAGCGCGATGATGGTGCTGAACCAGACGCTGATCGACTGTGTCGCGGCCGCCCGCCGCGACGATCCGGTCGCGCAGTTCCTGGCCATCGCGAACGGTTATGTCGAATGGGCGCATCGCCATCCCCGCGAGTTCCGGATCGTCGGGTCGATGCCCGCCGGCAATTTCGAGGGCAATGAACGCCTGATGCGATATGAGGCGTCGATCCACGAATTGATGATCAGGCTGCTGCAGCGGGCGCAGGCATCCGGGCTGATCGCGCAGGACCAGGATCTGGTGACCTTCGTTTCTGTCGCGCACACCTTTGCCTATGGGGTGGCCAGCAAGATGTTGTTGGGCGATCTGGCCCGCTGGAACCCCGGATCGTCCGACATCGAGGCCGCCCGCACCAACATGCGCGTTTTTATCCTGCACCTGCTGCGCCCGTCGGGTCAGGCGGTCGCGTGA
- a CDS encoding DUF1810 domain-containing protein: MTRHSSAQDPESLDRFVAAQDRVYAVALSELERGRKESHWMWFIFPQLRGLGQSAMSHLYGIVDRGEAQRYLAHPLLGPRLVACAQAVLAHDDRSAEAIFGTIDAGKLRSSATLFAADGPVVFTTILDTFFDGRPCPVTARRLHA, translated from the coding sequence ATGACCCGTCATTCGTCCGCACAGGACCCCGAAAGCCTCGATCGGTTCGTCGCCGCGCAGGACCGCGTCTATGCCGTCGCGCTGTCCGAACTGGAGCGGGGCCGCAAGGAAAGCCACTGGATGTGGTTCATCTTTCCGCAGCTGCGCGGATTGGGACAGTCGGCGATGTCCCACCTGTACGGCATAGTGGACCGCGGCGAGGCACAGCGGTACCTGGCGCACCCGCTGCTTGGTCCGCGCCTGGTCGCTTGCGCGCAGGCCGTTCTGGCCCATGACGATCGGTCGGCCGAGGCGATCTTCGGCACCATCGACGCGGGCAAGCTGCGGTCGTCGGCCACGCTGTTCGCCGCCGATGGCCCCGTGGTCTTCACGACGATTCTGGACACCTTCTTCGACGGTCGGCCCTGCCCCGTGACGGCGCGGCGGCTGCACGCCTAG
- a CDS encoding DUF421 domain-containing protein, with protein MRTLLVGTLAYVVLVAFLRIAGKRSLAKLNAFDFVVTVALGSILASILLQESIALAEGATAIGLLLLLQFIVTYGSVHSTTFARLIRAEPSLLARDGRFCSATMTQQRLTEDEIMGVVRSAGARDIAEVRFVILEADGTISVSLQP; from the coding sequence GTGCGGACGCTGCTTGTCGGCACCTTGGCCTATGTCGTGCTGGTGGCTTTTCTGCGCATCGCCGGCAAGCGCAGCCTTGCCAAGCTGAACGCCTTCGATTTTGTGGTGACGGTCGCCCTGGGCTCGATCCTGGCCAGCATCCTGCTGCAGGAATCCATCGCGCTGGCCGAAGGGGCCACGGCGATCGGCCTTCTTCTGCTGCTGCAGTTCATCGTCACCTATGGGTCGGTCCATTCCACCACCTTCGCCCGGCTGATCCGGGCCGAGCCGAGCCTGCTGGCCCGCGACGGCCGGTTCTGCAGCGCCACGATGACCCAGCAGCGGCTGACCGAGGACGAGATCATGGGCGTCGTCCGGTCGGCCGGGGCGCGCGACATCGCCGAGGTCCGCTTCGTCATCCTGGAGGCCGACGGCACCATCAGCGTGTCGCTGCAGCCGTGA
- a CDS encoding LysR family transcriptional regulator: protein MRELTLRQVEVVRAVMIAGTIQGAADLLNVSAPGISRLIKHTESGLGIRLFERKAGIFVPATEAHAIFAMLEQVHRQMDNLNVAVSALQKGHQFTLSFASAPSIAQFIAARVIRGLRQRFPDLDIDLDILKIEETLDYLLLEKGEVVIMSSHLDNPGIQCTPIGEGRIVAIMPEGHVLARKLAVSIHDLVQYPFIGVDPSDPYGQTLARPFDDAGLTPRHAMRGRFAQTIVSLVRHGLGVAVIDEFSVAEVYMAGLVRRPLVEPATITAWSVQKRGRQLSSFAEQTVTLFRRELGRARARERWDQPAD from the coding sequence ATGAGAGAGCTTACCCTGCGCCAGGTCGAGGTCGTGCGCGCCGTCATGATCGCCGGCACGATCCAGGGCGCCGCCGATCTGCTGAATGTGTCCGCACCCGGGATCAGCCGGCTGATCAAGCATACCGAAAGCGGCCTTGGCATCCGGCTGTTCGAACGCAAGGCCGGGATCTTCGTCCCCGCGACCGAGGCGCATGCGATCTTTGCCATGCTGGAGCAGGTTCACCGCCAGATGGACAACCTGAACGTCGCGGTCAGCGCGCTTCAGAAGGGGCACCAGTTCACGCTGTCCTTCGCATCCGCGCCCTCGATCGCGCAGTTCATCGCGGCGCGAGTCATCCGCGGGCTGCGGCAGCGGTTCCCCGATCTGGACATCGACCTGGACATCCTCAAGATCGAGGAGACGCTGGACTATCTGCTGCTGGAAAAGGGCGAGGTGGTGATCATGTCGTCGCACCTGGACAATCCCGGCATCCAGTGCACCCCCATCGGCGAGGGCCGGATCGTGGCCATCATGCCCGAAGGGCACGTGCTGGCGCGGAAGCTGGCCGTGTCGATCCACGATCTGGTCCAGTATCCGTTCATCGGCGTCGATCCGTCCGACCCCTATGGCCAGACCCTGGCGCGGCCCTTCGACGACGCCGGCCTGACCCCGCGTCACGCGATGCGCGGGCGGTTCGCCCAGACCATCGTCAGCCTGGTGCGCCACGGCCTGGGCGTCGCGGTCATCGACGAATTCTCGGTGGCCGAGGTGTACATGGCCGGGCTGGTCCGCCGGCCGCTTGTCGAGCCCGCGACGATCACCGCCTGGTCGGTGCAGAAACGAGGGCGCCAGCTGTCCAGCTTTGCCGAACAGACCGTGACCCTGTTCCGCCGCGAACTGGGCCGGGCGCGGGCACGCGAAAGGTGGGACCAGCCTGCAGATTAA